From one Streptomyces sp. SCSIO 30461 genomic stretch:
- a CDS encoding MFS transporter — protein MPVSTSAPGPRRRLLILAICCMSLLIVSLDATVLNVALPSIRHDLGASVTGLQWIIDAYTLVLASLLVLAGSTADRIGRRKVFLAGLVLFTLGSALCSLAPDLPLLVVFRMVQAVGGSMLNPVAMSIITNTFTDPRERARAIGAWGSVVGISMAAGPIVGGLLVEIVGWRSIFWLNIPVGLTALVLTWRYVPESRATKPRRPDPVGQLLVIALLGSVTYAIIEAPSKGIAVLPLAGVAAAALAGLLIYEPRREEPLIDLRFFRSAPFSGATVIAVSAFAALSGFLFLNTLYLQGVRGLSPLDAGLYMLPMAGLTFLCAPVSGRLVGSRGPRLPLIVAGTTMAASGLLFAAFDAESSTPLLFSAYVLFGLGFGTVNAPITNTAVSGMPRDQAGVAAAIASTSRQTGSTLGVAVIGSVLAAGTSAAAPASTFLAAGRPAWWIIAACGLSVLVVGAATSGRWAQETARRTAQRLERTGARVAARSGS, from the coding sequence ATGCCCGTGTCGACGTCCGCCCCGGGCCCTCGGCGGCGGCTGCTCATCCTGGCGATCTGCTGCATGAGCCTGCTGATCGTCAGCCTGGACGCCACCGTCCTCAATGTCGCCCTGCCCTCGATCCGCCACGATCTGGGCGCGAGCGTGACCGGCCTCCAGTGGATCATCGACGCCTACACCCTGGTACTCGCGTCCCTGCTGGTGCTCGCGGGCTCCACCGCCGACCGGATCGGCCGCCGCAAGGTCTTCCTGGCCGGGCTCGTGCTCTTCACCCTGGGCTCCGCCTTGTGCTCACTCGCGCCCGACCTTCCGCTGCTCGTGGTCTTCCGCATGGTGCAGGCGGTGGGCGGCTCGATGCTCAACCCGGTCGCGATGTCGATCATCACCAACACGTTCACCGACCCACGGGAGCGCGCCCGCGCCATCGGCGCCTGGGGCTCGGTGGTCGGGATCTCGATGGCCGCGGGCCCGATCGTCGGCGGCCTGCTGGTCGAAATCGTCGGCTGGCGCTCCATCTTCTGGCTCAACATCCCCGTCGGCCTCACCGCGCTCGTCCTGACCTGGCGCTACGTCCCCGAGTCCCGCGCCACCAAGCCCCGCAGACCCGATCCGGTCGGCCAGCTCCTCGTGATCGCGCTCCTCGGTTCGGTCACATACGCGATCATCGAGGCGCCCAGCAAGGGAATCGCCGTCCTCCCGCTGGCGGGCGTCGCCGCCGCCGCCCTGGCCGGACTGCTGATCTACGAGCCCCGGCGCGAGGAACCCCTCATCGACCTGCGCTTCTTCCGCTCGGCCCCGTTCAGCGGCGCGACGGTCATCGCGGTCAGCGCCTTCGCCGCGCTGAGCGGCTTCCTGTTCCTCAACACCCTGTACCTCCAGGGCGTGCGCGGCCTTTCCCCGCTCGACGCCGGGCTGTACATGCTCCCCATGGCCGGACTCACCTTCCTGTGCGCCCCGGTCTCCGGCCGCCTGGTCGGTTCCCGCGGTCCACGCCTCCCGCTGATCGTGGCCGGCACGACGATGGCGGCGAGCGGCCTGCTCTTCGCCGCCTTCGACGCGGAGTCGAGCACACCGCTGCTCTTCAGCGCCTATGTGCTGTTCGGTCTCGGCTTCGGCACGGTCAACGCGCCCATCACCAACACCGCGGTCTCCGGTATGCCCCGCGACCAGGCGGGTGTGGCGGCGGCCATCGCCTCCACCAGCCGCCAGACCGGCTCGACCCTCGGCGTCGCGGTCATCGGCTCGGTCCTTGCCGCCGGCACCAGCGCGGCGGCCCCGGCGTCGACCTTCCTGGCGGCCGGCCGCCCGGCCTGGTGGATCATCGCGGCCTGCGGTCTCTCGGTCCTCGTGGTGGGCGCGGCGACCAGCGGGCGATGGGCCCAGGAGACCGCCAGGCGGACGGCGCAGCGGCTGGAGCGCACGGGGGCGCGGGTGGCGGCGCGCAGCGGGTCGTAG
- a CDS encoding transcriptional repressor: MATAGPPVRGRSTRQRAAVAAALDEVEEFRSAQELHDMLRHRGDSVGLTTVYRTLQSLAEAGEVDVLRTTEGEAVYRRCASGEHHHHLVCRVCGKAVEVEGPAVEQWAETIAAQHGYVNVAHTVEIFGTCAECAKSEADRS, encoded by the coding sequence GTGGCGACGGCTGGACCCCCCGTACGCGGCAGGTCGACCCGGCAGCGGGCCGCGGTGGCGGCGGCGCTCGACGAGGTCGAGGAATTCCGCAGTGCGCAGGAGCTGCACGACATGCTCAGGCACCGCGGCGACTCGGTGGGGCTGACCACGGTCTACCGGACGCTCCAGTCCCTCGCCGAGGCCGGTGAGGTGGATGTGCTGCGCACCACCGAGGGCGAGGCGGTCTACCGGCGGTGCGCCTCCGGTGAGCACCACCACCATCTGGTGTGCCGGGTGTGCGGCAAGGCGGTGGAGGTCGAGGGCCCGGCCGTCGAGCAGTGGGCGGAGACGATCGCGGCGCAGCACGGATACGTCAACGTCGCGCACACGGTGGAGATCTTCGGCACCTGCGCGGAGTGCGCCAAGTCCGAGGCCGACCGCTCCTGA
- a CDS encoding peptidoglycan-binding protein, which yields MADAGESTTDRKQKIDGYTGDLAVAGSKNEVLAAIDNLLGVSAPVGSPSTLEAIAQRYKSQADDAADVQDRVEKVASSGLPSVWVGSTGAKAAEVVAAAGRSAQQMAEAFRKGSKALYGLSDALTSAQSKDDDGREQLLKARGMLGGEDGFFDDMVEKDAEEAERKRAQDVAGNGANLLHAAAQEADDAARTAARELNKYAAEARAGQMRTDNISAADRLVLADVGVSGGPQEQNELLTANDLERSGRFMEKMNARDEARFERMLAEAKTPQERAYLVKALAAGYDVDEVGRFRDKIHGKDPYWLQQHLSPIVTAGDSKVDEGLKDDRSNRNTDYQEFGDEAWSQEGNTCVPASTVTARAMVDPVYALELTGGPSGQEDDPGAFRDRLRDEQLRLHEEGDGSDTHWWSDVPAGMDSDGQNEIANSEISPHTGSEYEYQEVRGADERRDVLPDIEKSVAEGKPVPIEVEGYDENGRHGHQMMVIGQEGDMLQIYNPWGTTTWVSEDDFVNGRMDKASDDRMPDAFAVHLPADR from the coding sequence ATGGCTGACGCAGGCGAATCCACCACCGACCGCAAGCAGAAGATCGACGGCTACACGGGAGACCTCGCGGTGGCCGGCAGCAAGAACGAGGTCCTGGCAGCGATCGACAACCTTCTCGGTGTCTCCGCTCCGGTCGGTTCCCCGAGCACCTTGGAGGCCATCGCCCAGCGCTACAAGAGCCAGGCCGACGACGCCGCGGACGTACAGGACCGGGTCGAGAAGGTCGCCTCCTCGGGACTTCCTTCGGTGTGGGTGGGCAGCACCGGCGCCAAGGCGGCCGAGGTGGTGGCGGCGGCCGGCCGCTCCGCGCAGCAGATGGCCGAGGCGTTCCGCAAGGGGTCCAAGGCCCTCTACGGCCTCTCTGACGCGCTCACCTCCGCCCAGTCCAAGGACGACGACGGCCGCGAGCAGTTGCTCAAGGCCCGCGGGATGCTCGGCGGTGAGGACGGCTTCTTCGACGACATGGTCGAGAAGGACGCCGAGGAAGCCGAACGCAAGCGGGCCCAGGACGTCGCGGGAAACGGCGCCAACCTGCTCCACGCCGCCGCGCAGGAGGCGGATGACGCGGCACGGACGGCGGCGCGGGAGCTGAACAAGTACGCGGCCGAGGCCCGTGCCGGGCAGATGCGGACCGACAACATCTCCGCCGCCGACCGCCTTGTGCTCGCCGACGTGGGTGTGTCCGGGGGCCCACAGGAGCAGAACGAACTCCTCACCGCCAACGACCTCGAACGTTCCGGCCGTTTCATGGAGAAGATGAACGCGCGGGACGAGGCCCGCTTCGAGCGGATGCTCGCAGAGGCCAAGACGCCGCAGGAGCGGGCGTATCTGGTCAAGGCACTGGCCGCGGGCTATGACGTGGACGAGGTCGGCCGGTTCCGCGACAAGATCCACGGCAAGGACCCGTACTGGCTGCAGCAGCACCTCAGCCCGATCGTCACGGCCGGTGACAGCAAGGTGGACGAGGGGCTCAAAGACGACAGGTCGAACCGGAACACCGACTACCAAGAGTTCGGCGACGAGGCGTGGTCCCAGGAGGGCAACACCTGTGTGCCGGCGAGCACGGTGACCGCCCGCGCCATGGTCGATCCCGTCTACGCGCTGGAGTTGACCGGCGGACCGTCCGGGCAGGAGGACGACCCCGGTGCCTTTCGCGACCGGCTCAGGGACGAGCAGCTGCGCCTGCACGAGGAGGGCGACGGCAGCGATACGCACTGGTGGTCCGACGTCCCGGCCGGAATGGACAGCGACGGGCAGAACGAGATCGCCAACAGCGAGATCAGCCCGCACACCGGCAGCGAGTACGAGTACCAGGAGGTCCGTGGCGCGGACGAGCGCCGTGATGTGCTGCCGGACATCGAGAAGTCCGTCGCCGAGGGCAAACCCGTCCCCATCGAAGTGGAGGGGTACGACGAGAACGGCCGGCACGGACACCAGATGATGGTGATCGGCCAGGAGGGTGACATGCTGCAGATCTACAACCCTTGGGGCACGACCACCTGGGTCAGCGAGGACGACTTCGTCAACGGCCGGATGGACAAGGCCTCCGACGACCGCATGCCCGATGCGTTCGCCGTCCATCTGCCCGCCGACCGATAG
- a CDS encoding metal ABC transporter permease, which produces MEFLQDPFMQRALLAAVLVGVIAPAVGIHLVQRRQALMGDGIGHVALTGVGLGFLLSTNPVWMATVVAVIGSVAMELIRAYGRTRGDIALAMLFYGGMAGGVMLMNLSDTGSNANLTSYLFGSLSTVSDEDLTAICLLAAFVLLVTVGLRRQLFAISQDEEFARVTGLPVRALNLLVAVTAAVTVTVAMRVVGLLLVSALMVVPVAAAQQITRSFKLTFAVSVAIGTAVTLAGTVTTYYQDVPPGATIVLLAIGVFVLLTALAAPLARRRARAAGASGGQARCDAAAEIGHRPADDVSV; this is translated from the coding sequence ATGGAATTCCTCCAGGACCCCTTCATGCAGCGGGCGCTGCTCGCCGCCGTGCTGGTCGGTGTGATCGCTCCCGCGGTCGGCATCCATCTGGTGCAGCGCCGCCAGGCGCTGATGGGCGACGGCATCGGGCATGTCGCCCTGACCGGCGTGGGGCTCGGCTTCCTGCTGTCCACCAACCCGGTGTGGATGGCGACCGTCGTCGCGGTCATCGGCTCGGTCGCGATGGAACTGATCAGGGCGTACGGGCGCACCCGCGGCGACATCGCGCTCGCCATGCTGTTCTACGGCGGTATGGCGGGCGGCGTGATGCTGATGAATCTCAGCGACACCGGCTCGAACGCCAACCTCACCTCGTATCTCTTCGGCTCACTGTCCACCGTCTCCGATGAGGACCTGACGGCGATCTGCCTGCTCGCGGCCTTCGTGCTGCTGGTGACGGTGGGACTGCGGCGGCAGCTGTTCGCGATCAGCCAGGACGAGGAGTTCGCCCGGGTCACCGGGCTGCCGGTACGAGCGCTCAATCTGCTGGTCGCGGTCACCGCGGCGGTCACCGTCACCGTGGCGATGCGGGTGGTCGGGCTGCTGCTGGTGAGCGCACTGATGGTGGTGCCGGTGGCGGCGGCGCAGCAGATCACCCGGTCGTTCAAGCTGACCTTCGCGGTGTCCGTGGCGATCGGCACCGCCGTGACACTGGCGGGTACGGTCACCACTTACTACCAGGACGTCCCGCCTGGTGCGACGATCGTGTTGCTGGCCATCGGAGTCTTCGTGCTGCTGACCGCGCTGGCGGCGCCGTTGGCGCGACGGCGGGCGCGGGCCGCCGGAGCGTCCGGGGGCCAGGCGCGGTGCGACGCGGCGGCCGAGATCGGCCACCGCCCGGCCGATGACGTCAGCGTCTGA
- a CDS encoding metal ABC transporter substrate-binding protein, whose product MNVRRRLISTTAVAGATTLSLVTLSACTGTSDTGGKNGDDKLAVVASFYPMQYLAEQIGGEHVAVTTLTKPGVEPHDLDLKPRQVSELRQAGYILYLKGVQPAVDDAVAQAGVEHTVDAGTLTELEAHGTATGGDDHGHGEGEGGGGGGHDEHGGQDPHVWLDPVKYAEIARGVGKSLEKADPSHATAYAKNTDALLAKLNALNTSFTAGLKNTDTRTFITTHAAFGYLAERYRLEQQGIAGLDPESEPSPARIRELQRVAKQDKVTTVFFETLASDRTAKTLAGDTGLKTDVLDPLEGITDRSKGDDYIAVMESNLTALRKALGAR is encoded by the coding sequence ATGAACGTACGTCGCCGCCTCATATCCACCACTGCCGTCGCGGGAGCGACCACCCTGTCGCTCGTCACCCTGTCCGCCTGCACGGGGACCTCCGACACCGGTGGCAAGAACGGCGACGACAAGCTTGCGGTGGTGGCGTCCTTCTACCCCATGCAGTATCTCGCCGAGCAGATCGGCGGGGAACACGTGGCGGTGACCACGCTCACCAAGCCCGGCGTGGAGCCGCACGACCTCGATCTGAAGCCCAGGCAGGTCTCCGAGCTGCGCCAGGCCGGCTACATCCTCTATCTCAAGGGCGTCCAGCCCGCCGTGGACGACGCCGTAGCCCAGGCGGGCGTCGAGCACACCGTCGACGCGGGCACCCTGACCGAGCTGGAGGCGCACGGCACCGCGACCGGCGGCGACGACCACGGTCACGGGGAAGGAGAAGGGGGCGGGGGCGGTGGTCACGACGAGCACGGCGGCCAGGACCCGCACGTGTGGCTGGACCCGGTGAAGTACGCGGAGATCGCCCGCGGCGTGGGCAAGTCCCTGGAGAAGGCCGACCCCTCCCACGCCACCGCCTACGCCAAGAACACCGACGCGCTGCTGGCCAAGCTCAACGCCCTGAACACCAGCTTCACGGCCGGGCTGAAGAACACGGACACCCGGACGTTCATCACCACCCACGCAGCCTTCGGCTACCTCGCCGAGCGCTACCGGCTCGAACAGCAGGGCATCGCTGGGCTCGACCCCGAGTCGGAGCCCAGCCCCGCCCGCATCAGGGAGCTCCAGAGAGTCGCGAAGCAGGACAAGGTGACGACGGTGTTCTTCGAGACGCTGGCCAGCGACCGGACCGCGAAGACCCTGGCAGGGGACACCGGGCTGAAGACGGACGTACTGGACCCGCTGGAGGGGATCACGGACCGCTCCAAGGGCGACGACTACATCGCCGTCATGGAGTCCAACCTCACCGCGCTGCGCAAGGCACTCGGCGCACGGTGA
- a CDS encoding glycine--tRNA ligase, giving the protein MAADKIDTIVNLSKRRGFVYPCSEIYGGQRAAWDYGPLGTELKENIKRQWWRYMVTSREDVVGIDSSVILATEVWEASGHVATFTDPLTECTSCHKRYRADHLEEGYEEKHGHAPANGLADINCPNCGNKGQFTEPKQFSGLLSTHLGPTQDSGSVAYLRPETAQGIFTNFAQVQQSSRRKPPFGIAQVGKSFRNEITPGNFIFRTREFEQMEMEFFVKPGEDEQWHEYWMEQRWNWYTGLGLREENMRWYEHPKEKLSHYSKRTADIEYRFQFGGSEWGELEGVANRTDYDLTAHSKASGTDLSYYDQEAQERWMPYVIEPAAGVGRTMLAFLLDAYNEDEAPNAKGVMEKRTVLRLDHRLAPVKVAVLPLSRNPQLSPKAKGLAADLRQNWNIEFDDAGAIGRRYRRQDEIGTPFCVTVDFDTLDDNAVTVRERDSMKQERVSLDQIQGYLATRLIGA; this is encoded by the coding sequence GTGGCCGCCGACAAGATCGACACGATCGTCAACCTGAGCAAGCGCCGTGGCTTTGTCTACCCGTGCAGCGAGATCTACGGCGGGCAGCGTGCCGCCTGGGACTACGGACCGCTGGGTACCGAGCTCAAGGAGAACATCAAGCGCCAGTGGTGGCGCTACATGGTCACCTCGCGCGAGGACGTCGTCGGTATCGACTCGTCGGTGATCCTGGCGACCGAGGTCTGGGAGGCATCCGGCCACGTCGCCACCTTCACCGACCCGCTCACCGAGTGCACCTCCTGCCACAAGCGCTACCGCGCCGACCACCTGGAGGAGGGGTACGAGGAGAAGCACGGCCACGCCCCGGCGAACGGCCTGGCCGACATCAACTGCCCCAACTGCGGCAACAAGGGCCAGTTCACCGAGCCCAAGCAGTTCTCCGGCCTGCTCTCCACCCACCTCGGCCCCACCCAGGACTCGGGCTCCGTCGCCTATCTGCGGCCCGAGACCGCACAGGGCATCTTCACCAACTTCGCCCAGGTCCAGCAGAGCTCGCGCCGCAAGCCGCCGTTCGGTATCGCCCAGGTCGGCAAGTCGTTCCGCAACGAGATCACGCCGGGCAACTTCATCTTCCGCACCCGTGAGTTCGAGCAGATGGAGATGGAGTTCTTCGTCAAGCCGGGCGAGGACGAGCAGTGGCACGAGTACTGGATGGAGCAGCGCTGGAACTGGTACACGGGCCTTGGCCTCCGTGAGGAGAACATGCGCTGGTACGAGCACCCCAAGGAGAAGCTCTCCCACTATTCCAAGCGCACCGCCGACATCGAGTACCGCTTCCAGTTCGGCGGCAGTGAGTGGGGCGAGCTCGAAGGTGTCGCCAACCGCACCGACTACGACCTCACGGCCCACTCCAAGGCGTCCGGCACCGACCTGTCGTACTACGACCAGGAGGCCCAGGAACGCTGGATGCCGTATGTCATCGAGCCGGCCGCCGGTGTCGGCCGGACGATGCTGGCGTTCCTGCTCGACGCCTACAACGAGGACGAGGCTCCCAACGCCAAGGGCGTCATGGAGAAGCGCACCGTGTTGCGCCTCGACCACCGCCTGGCCCCGGTGAAGGTCGCCGTCCTGCCGCTCTCCCGCAATCCGCAGCTCTCCCCGAAGGCGAAGGGTCTCGCCGCGGACCTGCGCCAGAACTGGAACATCGAGTTCGACGACGCGGGCGCGATCGGTCGCCGCTACCGCCGCCAGGACGAGATCGGTACGCCGTTCTGTGTGACCGTCGACTTCGACACCCTGGACGACAACGCGGTGACTGTGCGCGAGCGCGACTCGATGAAGCAGGAGCGGGTGTCCCTGGACCAGATCCAGGGGTACCTGGCGACGCGCCTCATCGGCGCGTAA
- a CDS encoding protease inhibitor I42 family protein — protein sequence MISVLRRLALPSVLVTVLAGCGLVGPDTYELNEKHIEVDAGEEFTLSVPVAVAMGERWYLTSPEPDPDIVRNKGKRDEIEGDDDDVVGGASGTDFFDFEAVGPGTTEIRLIQCPPQACDGGGDTGPATPAPIPSGGPTLNAKYRATIHTYTVTVRKP from the coding sequence ATGATCAGCGTTCTGCGCCGACTCGCCCTTCCCTCCGTGCTGGTGACCGTGCTCGCGGGTTGCGGCCTCGTCGGTCCTGACACCTATGAGCTGAATGAGAAGCACATAGAGGTTGACGCGGGGGAGGAGTTCACGCTGTCGGTCCCGGTCGCCGTCGCCATGGGTGAGCGGTGGTATCTGACATCGCCGGAGCCCGATCCCGATATCGTCCGGAACAAGGGCAAGCGGGATGAGATCGAGGGTGACGACGATGACGTCGTCGGCGGCGCGAGCGGAACGGACTTCTTCGACTTCGAGGCCGTCGGTCCCGGCACGACGGAGATCCGGCTCATTCAGTGCCCGCCCCAAGCCTGCGACGGTGGAGGCGATACCGGTCCCGCCACCCCGGCCCCGATCCCGAGCGGCGGCCCCACTCTCAACGCGAAGTACCGGGCCACCATCCACACCTACACCGTCACCGTGAGGAAGCCATGA
- the dusB gene encoding tRNA dihydrouridine synthase DusB: MATLPQLSIGPHAVQPPVVLAPMAGITNAPFRTLCREFSGGKGLFVSEMITTRALVERNEKTMQLIHFDRTETPRSIQLYGVDPVTVGKAVRMIVDEDLADHIDLNFGCPVPKVTRKGGGSALPYKRNLLRAILNEAVGNAGDLPVTMKMRKGIDDDHITYLDAGRIAVDEGVTAIALHGRTAAQHYGGTADWDAIARLKEHVPEVPVLGNGDIWSADDALRMMRETGCDGVVVGRGCLGRPWLFGDLVAAFEGTGPYARPALREVAEVMVRHARLLGEWIGDEARGVIDFRKHVAWYLKGFAVGSEMRKRLAVTSSLDELRAQLSALDLDQPWPVGADGPRGRTSGNNRVVLPDGWLKDPYDCAGVSEDAELDTSGG, from the coding sequence ATGGCAACGCTTCCCCAGCTCTCGATCGGGCCGCACGCTGTGCAGCCCCCGGTCGTGCTCGCCCCCATGGCGGGCATCACCAACGCCCCCTTCCGCACGCTCTGCCGCGAGTTCAGCGGTGGCAAGGGGCTGTTCGTGAGCGAGATGATCACCACGCGGGCCCTGGTCGAGCGCAACGAGAAGACGATGCAGCTCATCCACTTCGACAGGACCGAGACCCCGCGCTCGATCCAGCTCTACGGAGTGGACCCGGTCACCGTCGGCAAGGCCGTGCGCATGATCGTGGACGAGGACCTGGCCGACCACATCGACCTGAACTTCGGCTGCCCCGTCCCCAAGGTGACCCGCAAGGGGGGCGGCTCGGCGCTCCCGTACAAGCGGAACCTGCTGCGGGCGATCCTGAACGAGGCGGTCGGCAACGCCGGGGACCTGCCGGTGACCATGAAGATGCGCAAGGGCATCGACGACGACCACATCACCTACCTCGACGCGGGGCGCATCGCCGTCGACGAGGGCGTCACGGCCATCGCCCTGCACGGGCGCACGGCGGCGCAGCACTACGGCGGCACCGCCGACTGGGATGCCATCGCCCGGCTCAAGGAGCACGTTCCGGAGGTCCCGGTACTCGGCAACGGTGACATCTGGTCGGCTGACGACGCCCTGCGGATGATGCGCGAGACCGGCTGCGACGGTGTGGTCGTGGGGCGTGGCTGCCTCGGTCGGCCGTGGCTGTTCGGGGATCTGGTGGCGGCCTTCGAGGGGACGGGGCCGTACGCGCGGCCGGCGCTGCGTGAGGTCGCGGAGGTCATGGTGCGGCATGCCCGGCTGCTGGGGGAGTGGATCGGTGACGAGGCGCGCGGGGTCATCGACTTCCGAAAGCATGTCGCCTGGTATCTCAAGGGCTTCGCGGTGGGTTCCGAGATGCGCAAGAGGCTCGCGGTGACTTCGTCGCTGGACGAACTGCGTGCTCAGCTGAGCGCGCTGGACCTGGACCAGCCATGGCCGGTCGGCGCGGATGGCCCACGCGGGCGGACATCGGGGAACAATCGGGTCGTACTGCCGGACGGCTGGCTGAAGGACCCGTACGACTGCGCGGGTGTGAGTGAGGATGCGGAGTTGGACACCTCGGGCGGC
- a CDS encoding WXG100 family type VII secretion target, whose protein sequence is MFGRRDQGALSMAGAGSDGYRIQASGMEDEAGKLDQAGDDVGLIRKAVEDGMCYAQDALGGSDSGPAYDNFATAWQAEAKTLEAALHELADKVGVSQRNYRNADQETIVALHSAGGGNGLTTMPAPAAAHPGITTGPAPGVRPAVLGEPPIGTRPTPGAPPPSLADFD, encoded by the coding sequence GTGTTCGGCCGTAGAGACCAGGGGGCGCTGAGCATGGCCGGTGCGGGCTCGGACGGCTACCGGATCCAGGCGAGCGGCATGGAAGACGAGGCCGGAAAGCTCGACCAGGCGGGCGACGACGTCGGCCTCATACGCAAGGCCGTGGAAGACGGCATGTGCTACGCACAGGACGCGCTCGGCGGCTCGGACTCCGGCCCTGCCTACGACAACTTCGCGACCGCCTGGCAGGCCGAGGCGAAGACGCTGGAAGCCGCGCTGCACGAACTCGCGGACAAGGTCGGCGTCTCCCAGCGGAACTACCGGAACGCCGACCAGGAAACCATCGTCGCGCTGCACTCCGCGGGCGGGGGCAACGGCCTGACGACCATGCCCGCGCCCGCCGCCGCCCACCCGGGGATCACCACGGGCCCCGCCCCGGGCGTGCGCCCGGCCGTGCTCGGTGAGCCCCCCATTGGCACCCGGCCCACCCCGGGCGCGCCTCCGCCGAGCCTCGCCGACTTCGACTGA
- a CDS encoding metal ABC transporter ATP-binding protein, which produces MDTQEPLEPVISVRDAWATLGSRPVLRGIDLTVRRGEVVALLGANGSGKSTAVRSVIGQVPLTDGSVSLFGTELRRFRDWQRVGYVPQRTTATSGVPATVREVVSSGRLSRTKLRWPSKADRAAVERAIKLVGLADRAKDAVGALSGGQHQRVLIARALAADPELLIMDEPMAGVDLASQEILAGTLREQVAAGTTVLLVLHELGPLEPLIDRAVVLRDGCVVHDGPPPEAVGQHALPGHDHVHPHAADEPLRTGLLT; this is translated from the coding sequence ATGGACACACAGGAGCCCCTGGAACCCGTCATATCCGTCCGCGATGCCTGGGCCACCCTCGGCTCGCGCCCCGTGCTGCGCGGTATCGACCTCACCGTGCGCCGTGGCGAGGTCGTCGCGCTGCTCGGCGCCAACGGCTCGGGAAAGTCGACGGCCGTACGGTCCGTGATCGGGCAGGTGCCGCTCACCGACGGCTCGGTCTCCCTCTTCGGCACGGAGCTGCGCCGCTTCCGCGACTGGCAGCGGGTGGGCTACGTCCCCCAGCGCACCACCGCGACCAGCGGCGTCCCGGCGACCGTCCGCGAGGTGGTGTCCTCCGGCCGGCTTTCCCGTACGAAGCTGAGGTGGCCGTCCAAGGCCGACCGCGCCGCCGTCGAGCGCGCGATCAAGCTGGTCGGGCTCGCCGACCGGGCCAAGGACGCCGTGGGCGCTTTGTCCGGTGGCCAGCACCAGCGGGTGCTCATCGCCCGTGCGCTCGCGGCCGACCCCGAACTACTGATCATGGACGAGCCGATGGCCGGTGTGGACCTGGCCAGCCAGGAGATCCTGGCCGGAACCCTGCGCGAGCAGGTCGCGGCAGGGACGACCGTACTGCTCGTACTACATGAGCTCGGCCCGCTGGAGCCGCTGATCGACCGGGCCGTGGTGCTGCGCGACGGCTGCGTGGTCCACGACGGCCCACCGCCCGAGGCGGTCGGCCAGCACGCGTTGCCCGGCCATGACCACGTACATCCGCACGCGGCCGACGAGCCGCTCCGCACGGGACTGCTGACCTGA
- a CDS encoding DUF6243 family protein: MAKSRNNLLGVGGQRKKLSRADQHGSGPARTSGQKSADDQKQQLLRKMRERTQGKQEGQQS, translated from the coding sequence GTGGCCAAGAGCCGCAACAATCTTCTCGGCGTGGGCGGACAGCGGAAGAAGCTGTCCCGCGCCGACCAGCACGGAAGCGGTCCGGCCCGCACGAGCGGACAGAAGTCCGCCGACGACCAGAAGCAGCAGCTGCTGCGCAAGATGCGTGAGCGCACACAGGGGAAGCAGGAAGGTCAGCAGAGCTGA